DNA sequence from the Bacillus mesophilus genome:
AATAGAAATGAAGAACTTTTTATTGTACAAAACTTAGTGGACTTACTCTGTGAGTTTATATTAAGAACGAATAATAAGTGGGTTGGAACATCAAAATGGACATATCGTTGTTTAGAACAGTATGATGAAGATATTGCAAAAAGTTTGGTGCAAGCTCAAGAGTCCTTCTATCGTAATGAAAGTAAAAACGAATTGATTGAGGTAGTTGATTCTGTCCTAAATCCTTTTGGAGGTAGATTATTTGATGGGTTTACATTAGGAAAAACAAAGAAACCTAATAACCTGAAATCATTAAAAATCATAATTCACCCGGAAAGTAAAAATATATTTTTCTAGATAATAGTAGGAGTTGTTGTTATAACATGAAAGTGGTGTTGAAACCATTAGCTATCAATCAATTAAAGACAATACCCTTAAATGAACATGAGGGAATAAGAATTGAAGCAATTTTTGTTGGAAGTTGTGCATTATTTATAGATCATCATCTCTATATAGATAACAAAAAAGTAAATGATAAACAAATGAATATTGACGGTATTGATCTTTTAATTTCAAAAGATAGTCAAGAACATTTACCAGAAACTATTTATATAGACTATAATGATAACCTTGGCTATAAATTGTACTCTAATGAAGAGACGTATCGTTATAACTTACAGCTCGGTAGAAAGTAATGATTTTTTTCATGTTTTCTAAATGCCCGCACATACTAAGAAAAAGATGTTAGGTGGGAATACAATGAATAAAGATAACAAAAAGGAACCGATGTTTAGTAGTGGAGAACTGGTAGAACATCAACTAAAGGGCTATTACGGTATGGATTCTGAGTAAAGTCTACAGTCGGTTAATTTTGCTACAACGGAGAATCCTTATTTAAATGAACACGATCAGGAAGACTCCAAAGAGAATGAGTAAATAAAAACACTTTCTAACTCAGCTTTTGGATAGTTCTTTCAACACTGAATTCCTTTATACTTTCCGATTAGCAAAAAAAGTCATATTCTAAGAATATGGCTTTTTGTTTTAGAAGGAGGATTAAATGTTCCAGACTGAAAGGTGCTTTATTATGAGGATAACGGACCAAGACCTAACAGATATAATTAAATTGTACGCTAGTGAGGAAGTAAGGAGGTTCCTAGGAGGGCCGGTTGAAGCAGCAAAAGTAAAAAAGAACATTTTGAAACTATTAACTCAAAGTAACATACATCATTACTGGTGTATTAGAGATAAAAAGTCATTGAATTTTATTGGGCTTATTTCATTGGACACACATCATGATGGGGAATCTATAGAGGTGTCATACCAACTTCTTCCTGAATGGTGGGGAGCCCAGTATGCTAGTGAAACAATTAAAGCTATAATTGATTACGCGTTTTATGAGATTAACTTAACAAGACTAGTGGCGGAAACTCAAGCTGCCAATATTGCTTCATGTAAAGTGCTTGAAAAATTAGGGATGACTCTTAAGGAAAAAGTGCAGAGGTTTGGTGCCGAACAGTATATATATGAATTGAACCAATCTGAATATAAGATTTCTTAATCTAACAAAATTGTTTGAAATATCGTATAATTAAAAGATATTCAGCATGAGAGGAGAAGAATTATTTTGAATACATATCAAACAAGAGAAGCTGTACCGGTAGAAGAAACTTGGAGACTAGAAGACATATATGAGAGTGAAGCAGCTTGGCAAAAGGATTACGAACAAGTTGTTGAACTTACAAAAAAATTAAAAGAATTTGATGGTCAAATACATAACGGTGGATTACTACTAAACTACCTCAAACTTGAAGAGGAAATAAGTTTTGTTTATAGAAAATTATTTGCTTACGGAATGCTTCAAAACGATCTTGATACTCGTGTTACTTCCGCTCAAGTCCTTCGAGATAAGGCATCCCAATTAGGGCAGCAGGTAAGTGCTGCTAGAGCATTTTTTATGCCTTTCTTATTAGGCTTGGAGGAAGAAACCCTAAAGAACTACATAGAAGAAGCAGAGGGTCTTACCTATTTTGAAAAAGACCTTTATGAGGCATATCGTTATAAGAAGCATGTACTGTCAAAGGAAAAGGAAGAAATAGTAGCACTAATGGGTGAGGCACTTGCTGCACCGAGTAAAATTTACGGGATGATTAATAATGCAGACATTAAATTTGGCGAAGTGACAAATGATGACGGGGAAAAGGTAGAATTAACACGAGGAATGTTTGCAAAACTGATAAAAAGTGAAGATCGAGAGAAACGTAAGGAAGCTTACAAAGCTTACTATAAACCATATGTAGAGCAACAAAACACAATTGCTTCTACACTTGCCTCTGCAATTAAAAATAATGTACTAACAACAAAATTAAGAGAATATCCATCAGCTTTAGAAAAAGCTTTATTTTCTGATGTTGTTCCTAAGGAAGTCTATGAAAACCTAATCCAAGTAACGAGAGATCATATTGCACCTATGCACAAGTATACTGAAATTAGGAAGCAACTTCTCGGTTTAGAAGAATTGCGTCCATATGATTTAAATGTGTCCTTAGTTCAAGGTGTTGAAAAAGAAATCTCATATGAAGAAGCCTATAGCTTAATGCTAAAGAGCCTAGAGCCATTAGGTGAAGATTATGTTTCAACGTTAGCTAGCTTTAAAGAAAAGCGTTATTTTGATGTAAGGGAAACACCAGCTAAGAGGTCGGGTGCCTATAATATGGGTGTTTATGGTGTTCATCCATTTGTACTCCTCAACCATCAGGATGACATTCGAAGTTTATTCACATTAACCCATGAATGTGGTCACGCGATGCATTCTTACTATAGTAGTAAACACCAGCCTCAAATTAGTGCTGGTTACTCGATCTTTGTAGCAGAAGTGGCTTCCACTGTTAATGAGATTTTACTTATACGTTATCTATTAGAGACAACAGAAGATACACAAATGAAGAAGTATTTATTGAACTATTTTATAGATAGCTTTAAGGGGACATTTTTTACTCAGGTGATGTTCGCAGAGTTTGAAAAGCTCACGCATGAAAAGGCTGAACAAGATGAGCCATTAAATGTTGAGATTTTCAACTCCATTTATGAAGATATATTCCGAGTTTACAATGGTGAAGCTCTCGAATTTGATGAAGAAGTTAAGTATGGCTGGTCTCGTATACCACATTTCTACCGACCTTTCTATGTTTATAAATATGCTACTGGCTATGTATCAGCCATCCAAATAGCTGATAAAATTCTGTCAGGAGATCAAGAAGTTTTACAAAATTATTTAACGTTTTTAAAGAGTGGTAGCTCGGAATACCCTTTAGAATTACTAAAGAAAACAGGTGTGGATTTAATGAAACCGGAGCCTATCCAAAATGCCTTATCTATCTTTAGTGACTTGGTAGAGGAGTTTGCCTCACTATAATTGATCTATTATAAAAGAGTGTTGAAAATCATTTGATTTTCAACACTCTTTTTTTACTGTGTTTTAGGAACATGCATAATCCTTCTACTGATGGAAATAGTAGGGATAACATAAACTCTCTAAATAAGAGGTGTATTAGATTGTTCGGTTTTTTCAGAAGAAGAAGTCAGTCATCAAGTCAGAATCAAAATCATTCTTCCCACATAGAAAGTAAAAATAAACCTCAATTAACTTCTGATTTAGAAAAGAATGTAAATACTATTATTAACCTGATGGATTCCCCAAGTGACTTAGTAACTAGAAGGTTACAGGTAGGTAATTATAAAGTAACTTTAGTCTATTTTGATGGATTAATTGATAAGGCAACCCTTAATGAGTTCATTATAAAAAATTTTCAAGAAGATGTATCTACTTTAAAAAATCAACCACTATCTCCTTCAACGTCATTTATTGAGTACCTTAAAAATGAAGTCTTCTCAGCAGCAGAGTTGAAAACCGTGTCTACGTTGGATGAACTTATGTTAGATATTCTATCGGGTGATACTGCTGTTTTAATTGATGGTCTCGATCAAGGAATAGTGATAGGTACAAGAGGCTGGGAGAGTCGGTCAATTGAAGAACCAATAACTGAAGCGTTGGTACGTGGCCCAAGAGATGGGTTTACAGAAAATATTCGAACGAATATGGTTCTCATACGAAGGAGAATAAGGGATCCCAATTTACGATTTGAATCGTTTAAGGTTGGCAGGCGTTCCAAAAAAGATTTGGTCATTTCATATATTGCCGGTATTGCTCATCCCCAAATTATTGATGAGGTAATCCGAAGAGTAGAAACAATTGATATGGATGATGTCCCTGAAACAGGCTATGTAGAACAATGGATCGAGGATAATTTTTTATCACCCTTTCCACAAGTCTTAAATACAGAAAGACCGGATAAAGTTTCGGCTGCACTAACACAAGGGAAGGTTGCTATTTTTCTAGATGGTACCCCTTTTGCATTAGTTGCCCCACTAACTTTTGGAGAAACCTTACAATCTCCTGAGGATTATTATGAACGGTGGTATATTGGTACCCTGATTAGGATATTACGTTATTTTTGCGCTTTTGTAGCTTTGTTTTTACCAAGCTTATATGTAGCTCTTGTATCTTTTCATCCCGGCATGATTCCTTCGAAATTAGCTTTTTCGATCATTTCAACTAGAGAAGGAGTTCCATTTCCTTCATTGTTTGAAGCATTTTTTATGGAGTTAACCATGGAAATCCTTAGAGAAGCTGGGGTCAGGTTACCTAAACCAATCGGGCAAACAGTGGGGATCGTAGGAGGTCTAGTGATCGGGGAGGCTGCCGTTAGTGCCGGAATAGTTAGTCCAATCATGGTTATTGTTGTGGCTGTTACGGCGATCTCAACCTTTGTTATTCCTACTTATTCTTTTGCAATTTCAATTAGAATGCTTCGCTTCGTTTTTCTCATTGTTGCAGGTGTATTTGGATTTTATGGAATCATCCTAACCTATATCGCTATTAACGTTCATATGGCGAACCTTAAATCATTCGGCGTCCCTTATACTGTACCATTTGCACCAAGCTTCTATAAAGATTGGAAGGATTTGGTCCTTAGAGCACCAGTAACCTTTTTCAGTAACAGACCCAAGTTAATGCAAACCGGAGATGACGTTCGTATGAAAGGGAGGAAGTAATAATGAGGCCCTTCGAATATGCGGATAGTAAAATAGGCGGAAAGGAATTAGTGTATATTATCGCATCGATGTCAATTGGTGTGGGAATCTTGACCCTACCTAGGTTGGTTGCAACACATACTAAAACCTTTGATGGTTGGATTTCCATTCTAGCTGCTGGACTATTTTTTATGTTTTTTGGGTGGTTATTAGCTAAAGTTGTCTCCACCTTTTCTCAAAAAAATTTCTTTGAATACTGTTCGCTTTTATTAACAAAGCCGATTGCTTTTTGTTTAACTATTATTTTGGCTCTAACATTTTTGTTTACTTGCTCTCTAGAAGCAAGAGTAGTTGCCAATATCTCAAAGCTTTACATGTTTGACCGAACGCCAATAGAGGCAGTAACATTGGTATTCATCTTAGTTGTAGTTTACGCTGTAATGGGTACTAGAATCGCATTACTCCGATTAAACATGATGTTCTTGCCTATTGTATTAGGGGTTACTCTTCTTGTACAGGGATTTAACATTCCCTTGTTTGAAATAGATAGTTTACGACCTACTTTTACAACACCACTTGTAGGTTATTGGCGTGCAGCTCAAGAAACAGTGTTTTCTTACATTGGGTATGTCGTAATCCTAGTTTATATTTCTTTAATGAAAAACCCAAAGGATGCCCCCAAAATGACCATATTAGGAATAGGGATTCCCATTGTTCTTTATCTCATTATATTTGCGGTAGCTGTAGGGGTTTTTGGTAACATGGCAACTGCCCAAATTACCTATCCTACTATTGAGATAGCAAAAGAAATTCAAGCTCCAGGTGGGTTTTTGGAAAGGTTTGAGTCTATCTTTTTCACTGTATGGATTATGACAATCTTTAATACTGCCTCCATGGCACTCGATATTGTAGTACATCTATTAAAATCCATTTTTAGCATTAAAAAGAATACATTGATTTTTATTTTATCTCCTTTGGTCTTTTTAATTTCGATAACACCTGAAAATACAAATCAAATTCAAATGTTAGGTAAGGTGATAGCGGGAATTGGACTTTTTTATGGTGTTATACTTGCGGTCCTTCTGTATATAGTTCAACGAATTAAAGGGGTTCATGTAGATGCGGAAAATTAAGATATTAACAATTCTACTCATTTTACTAATGAATTCAGGTTGCTGGGACTCAATTGAAATTGAACAACGTGGCTTTGTAATTGGTGTCGGTATTGATTTGGCTGAAAAAAAAGGTGAAGAGGGAGATAAGTTGCTCAAACTAACTCAGCAATTCGTTGTCCCTGCTGCTATGAGCGGATCAGGATCTAGTAGTGGTGAGGGAACACAAGAAGCCTATCAAAACATTGAATCTGTGGGGAACACTATATTTGAGATGGTAAGAACAGTTGCCGCTCAGACAAGTAGATCACCCTTTTATGAACATATCAAATTAATCGTCATATCGGAAGAGGTGGCAAAATCCGAAAAATTCCCAGATGTAATAGATTTTTTTCTTAGATATCCAGAAATGCGAAGAGGAATTCAAGTAATGATCACACCTGATTCAGCTAAAGACATACTAGAGTTTAAGCCAGGTAATGAAAAGTTACCATCAATGTTTATTCAATCTATTTCTCGTAATAACTACAAAAATGCGAGAATGGTCCCACCAACAAGAATAGGTGATTTACATGGACACTTATTAGGAACAGAAAGCTTTATGATACAAATGGTTTCAAAGTTAAGTAAAGAAGAAGTGAAACTTACTGGCCACGCAGTTATAAACGGTAAATCAGATCAACTAGTGGGATTTATTAGAGAAGATGCAACCGAAGGAGCTAACTTTCTTACAGGTGAAATAAAAGGAGGACTTCTTGAGGCGGAGTTAGGTGGGGAAGTTATCATCTTTCAAATCAATGAAGTGAAAACGCAAATTAAACCTATCGTATCTAGTAAAGAAGATATTAAGTTTAAGATTAATATCTCTACAACGGGGTCCATTCCAGAATCATTTGCTCCAATCAACTTATTAGAACAAAAAGACATCAAGCAAATTGAAAAAGCTGTAGAAGAAAAAATCCGTTATTTTGTAGGATTAGCAATAGATGAAGTTCAAAAAGAAATGAAAACAGATGTACTTGGATTTGGGAGGGCAATTATGGTCCAAGAGTCAAAACATTGGGAGAAGCTTAAAGATAATTGGGATTTTGGAGAAAACTATTTTTCTAAAAGTGAAATTGATTTAAGCATAGATGTAACTGTAAGTAGAAATGGAGCAATTATTAAATCATCACTTGAATAAGGAGAGAAAATGAGAGAAATTCTTGAAGTATTTACACCTAGTGTTAGAGATGTTTTTTTTGCTGCCTTAGCTTTTGCTATACCATTTACACTATCTAAATCCATGGAGAAAGTTCTAAAAGCGGGAAATCCGCCTTGGAAGCAGGAGGAGGGAGACAAGTAATCTCTTCCTAGAAATTCTTCGAAAAGTAGTACTATCCTATAATGATTTCAATGATTTTCAGGAATCCCTTCCTATGGTCTTTAAGATATTCATTTCCTATAATAACTTGTATATCAGTTTCTAAGGGAAGGATTTCAAATGAGAAGGAATTGGACATTAGATGAAATAAACTTTTTAGAAGAGAATGTTGGACATATTAAAATTTCCAGTATAGCTCAAAAACTTAATCGTAGTGAACAAGCTGTTATTCTAAAATTAAATAGAATCGGATTATCTAATACAAAAGAGCAATTTGGACAACTCACAGTAGGTGAATTAAGCCGTCTAATAAAAGTGGAAAGAAAGACAGTCTGTGGGTGGATTAAGAATTATGGTTTAAAAAGCATCAAAAAAACTACAAGAGCAACAAAAAAATTTAGCTTCGTCGACCCTAAAGACTTTTGGAAATGGGCAGAAGAGAATAGAGAAAGGCTGGATTTCTCAAGAATTGACCCTCATACTATACCTCCTGAGCCAGATTGGGTAAAACACGAAAGAGTTCAAGACTCTAAAGTTGAACAACAAAATTACAAATCCTGGACAATAAAAGAAGAAAGAGAGCTAAGAGACCTTATCTCTATGGGAATGAGCTTTAAAGAAGTGGCAAAATCATTAAACCGAACAAACAGTAGTGTTGAAAGAAAGTACCATAGAATGAAATCTTCCCTGAAGTTAGTTCAAAATATTAACTAGATCACACCTTTAAAAATTT
Encoded proteins:
- a CDS encoding iron-sulfur cluster biosynthesis family protein, whose amino-acid sequence is MKVVLKPLAINQLKTIPLNEHEGIRIEAIFVGSCALFIDHHLYIDNKKVNDKQMNIDGIDLLISKDSQEHLPETIYIDYNDNLGYKLYSNEETYRYNLQLGRK
- a CDS encoding GNAT family N-acetyltransferase, which translates into the protein MFQTERCFIMRITDQDLTDIIKLYASEEVRRFLGGPVEAAKVKKNILKLLTQSNIHHYWCIRDKKSLNFIGLISLDTHHDGESIEVSYQLLPEWWGAQYASETIKAIIDYAFYEINLTRLVAETQAANIASCKVLEKLGMTLKEKVQRFGAEQYIYELNQSEYKIS
- the pepF gene encoding oligoendopeptidase F, whose product is MILNTYQTREAVPVEETWRLEDIYESEAAWQKDYEQVVELTKKLKEFDGQIHNGGLLLNYLKLEEEISFVYRKLFAYGMLQNDLDTRVTSAQVLRDKASQLGQQVSAARAFFMPFLLGLEEETLKNYIEEAEGLTYFEKDLYEAYRYKKHVLSKEKEEIVALMGEALAAPSKIYGMINNADIKFGEVTNDDGEKVELTRGMFAKLIKSEDREKRKEAYKAYYKPYVEQQNTIASTLASAIKNNVLTTKLREYPSALEKALFSDVVPKEVYENLIQVTRDHIAPMHKYTEIRKQLLGLEELRPYDLNVSLVQGVEKEISYEEAYSLMLKSLEPLGEDYVSTLASFKEKRYFDVRETPAKRSGAYNMGVYGVHPFVLLNHQDDIRSLFTLTHECGHAMHSYYSSKHQPQISAGYSIFVAEVASTVNEILLIRYLLETTEDTQMKKYLLNYFIDSFKGTFFTQVMFAEFEKLTHEKAEQDEPLNVEIFNSIYEDIFRVYNGEALEFDEEVKYGWSRIPHFYRPFYVYKYATGYVSAIQIADKILSGDQEVLQNYLTFLKSGSSEYPLELLKKTGVDLMKPEPIQNALSIFSDLVEEFASL
- a CDS encoding spore germination protein; amino-acid sequence: MHNPSTDGNSRDNINSLNKRCIRLFGFFRRRSQSSSQNQNHSSHIESKNKPQLTSDLEKNVNTIINLMDSPSDLVTRRLQVGNYKVTLVYFDGLIDKATLNEFIIKNFQEDVSTLKNQPLSPSTSFIEYLKNEVFSAAELKTVSTLDELMLDILSGDTAVLIDGLDQGIVIGTRGWESRSIEEPITEALVRGPRDGFTENIRTNMVLIRRRIRDPNLRFESFKVGRRSKKDLVISYIAGIAHPQIIDEVIRRVETIDMDDVPETGYVEQWIEDNFLSPFPQVLNTERPDKVSAALTQGKVAIFLDGTPFALVAPLTFGETLQSPEDYYERWYIGTLIRILRYFCAFVALFLPSLYVALVSFHPGMIPSKLAFSIISTREGVPFPSLFEAFFMELTMEILREAGVRLPKPIGQTVGIVGGLVIGEAAVSAGIVSPIMVIVVAVTAISTFVIPTYSFAISIRMLRFVFLIVAGVFGFYGIILTYIAINVHMANLKSFGVPYTVPFAPSFYKDWKDLVLRAPVTFFSNRPKLMQTGDDVRMKGRK
- a CDS encoding GerAB/ArcD/ProY family transporter — translated: MRPFEYADSKIGGKELVYIIASMSIGVGILTLPRLVATHTKTFDGWISILAAGLFFMFFGWLLAKVVSTFSQKNFFEYCSLLLTKPIAFCLTIILALTFLFTCSLEARVVANISKLYMFDRTPIEAVTLVFILVVVYAVMGTRIALLRLNMMFLPIVLGVTLLVQGFNIPLFEIDSLRPTFTTPLVGYWRAAQETVFSYIGYVVILVYISLMKNPKDAPKMTILGIGIPIVLYLIIFAVAVGVFGNMATAQITYPTIEIAKEIQAPGGFLERFESIFFTVWIMTIFNTASMALDIVVHLLKSIFSIKKNTLIFILSPLVFLISITPENTNQIQMLGKVIAGIGLFYGVILAVLLYIVQRIKGVHVDAEN
- a CDS encoding Ger(x)C family spore germination protein, coding for MRKIKILTILLILLMNSGCWDSIEIEQRGFVIGVGIDLAEKKGEEGDKLLKLTQQFVVPAAMSGSGSSSGEGTQEAYQNIESVGNTIFEMVRTVAAQTSRSPFYEHIKLIVISEEVAKSEKFPDVIDFFLRYPEMRRGIQVMITPDSAKDILEFKPGNEKLPSMFIQSISRNNYKNARMVPPTRIGDLHGHLLGTESFMIQMVSKLSKEEVKLTGHAVINGKSDQLVGFIREDATEGANFLTGEIKGGLLEAELGGEVIIFQINEVKTQIKPIVSSKEDIKFKINISTTGSIPESFAPINLLEQKDIKQIEKAVEEKIRYFVGLAIDEVQKEMKTDVLGFGRAIMVQESKHWEKLKDNWDFGENYFSKSEIDLSIDVTVSRNGAIIKSSLE
- a CDS encoding DNA-binding protein; its protein translation is MRRNWTLDEINFLEENVGHIKISSIAQKLNRSEQAVILKLNRIGLSNTKEQFGQLTVGELSRLIKVERKTVCGWIKNYGLKSIKKTTRATKKFSFVDPKDFWKWAEENRERLDFSRIDPHTIPPEPDWVKHERVQDSKVEQQNYKSWTIKEERELRDLISMGMSFKEVAKSLNRTNSSVERKYHRMKSSLKLVQNIN